The Methylocystis sp. ATCC 49242 region GCCGCCTGCGCGACCAGATCGGCGCGCGCGCCGACCCAGACGCCGCGGCCCGGAAGGCGCGCGCGAATGTCCGGCGCAATCACGCCGTCCGGTCCGCGCACGAAGCGGATCATCGTCTCCGGCGACGCCTTGCGCCGCGTGACGATGCAGGTCCGCTCGGAACCTTCCGCCTCTTCTTCTCTGGTCGCCCTGTCGATCAATGCTGCTCTTCGCCCTCCACGGCCGCCTCGGTCTCAGCCTCGGGCGCCGGTTTCTCGATCCAGCCGACGCGCACGCGGGCGGCCATGATCATCGCCTCGGCCTCTTCGCGCGAGAGTTCGATACCCTCGAAGAAGCCTTCGTGCTTCGTGGTCTCGCCGTCCTTCTTCTCGCTCCAGCCGACGAGGTCGTCCGGCACGCAGCCGGCGAAGTCCTCCATCGTCTTCACGTCGTTCTCGCCGAGCCTGACCATCATCGCGGTGGTCATGCCGTCGATCTCGCGCAATTCGTCGGAGACGCCGAGTTCGACGCGGCGGGCTTCGTTTTCGGCCTCGAGCTTGTCGAGATAGGCGCGCGCGCGGTTCTGGATCTCGGTCGCCGTGTCCTCGTCGAAGCCTTCGATCGACGCGAGCTCGCTGAGCTCCACATAGGCGAGGTCCTCGACGGAGCGGAAACCTTCCGACGCCAGCAGGCGGCCGACCACTTCGTCGACGTCGATCGCCGTCATGAAAGTGTTGGTGCGCTCGACAAATTCCTTCTGCCGGCGCTCGGACTCCTCGGCCTCGGTCAGTATGTCGATATCCCAGCCGGTAAGCTGCGAGGCGAGGCGCACATTCTGGCCGCGGCGGCCGATGGCGAGCGACAGCTGGTCGTCCGGCACGACGACCTCGATGCGCGAGGAGTCCTCGTCGAGCACCACCTTCACCACTTCGGCCGGCTGCAGCGCATTGACGATGAAGGTCGCGGCGTCCACCGACCACGGAATGATGTCGATGCGCTCGCCCTGAAGCTCCTGCACCACCGCCTGCACGCGCGAACCGCGCATGCCGACGCAGGCGCCGACAGGATCGATCGACGAATCGCGCGAAACGACGGCGATCTTGGCGCGCGAGCCCGGGTCGCGGGCGACCGACTTCACCTCGATCACGCCGTCGTAGATCTCCGGCACTTCCTGCTTGAACAGTTTCGCCATGAATTGCGGATGGGTGCGCGACAGGAAGATCTGCGGCCCGCGCTGCTCGCGGCGAACGTCGTAGACGTAAGCGCGCGCGCGGTCGCCGGGGCGAAACATTTCGCGCGGGATCATCTCGTCGCGGCGGATCACGCCTTCGCCGCGGCCGAGATCGATGATCACATTGCCATATTCGACGCGCTTGACGACGCCGTTGACGATCTCGCCGATGCGGTCCTTGAATTCCTCGTACTGGCGGTCGCGCTCGGCCTCGCGCACCTTCTGCACGATGATCTGCTTGGCGGACTGCGCGGCGATGCGCCCGAAATCGAAGGGCGGCAGCGTCTCGGAAATCCAGTCGCCGGCCTGCGCCGCCGGGTTGCGCTTGCGCGCGTCCTCGATCGCAATCTGCGTCGCGTCGTTCTCGACCTTGTCGACCACCTCGAGCAGGCGGGAGAAGCGCACTTCGCCCGTGCGGGGATTGATCTCGGCGCGAACCTCGGTCTCCTGCCCGTAGCGTGAGCGCGCCGCCTTCTGCAGCGCGTCCTCCATCGAGGCAATCACGATGCTGCGATCGATCGACTTTTCGCGCGCGACCGCGTCGGCGATCTGCAGAATTTCAAGTCGGTTGGCGCTGACGGCCATGGGTCAGTCTCCCTCGGAGCGGGTCGCGCGGGGTTTTGTCGGCCCGCCGCCCTTTTTGAATTGCGTTTGCACGCCGGCGGGAACCAGCGGTTTAGGC contains the following coding sequences:
- the nusA gene encoding transcription termination factor NusA; this translates as MAVSANRLEILQIADAVAREKSIDRSIVIASMEDALQKAARSRYGQETEVRAEINPRTGEVRFSRLLEVVDKVENDATQIAIEDARKRNPAAQAGDWISETLPPFDFGRIAAQSAKQIIVQKVREAERDRQYEEFKDRIGEIVNGVVKRVEYGNVIIDLGRGEGVIRRDEMIPREMFRPGDRARAYVYDVRREQRGPQIFLSRTHPQFMAKLFKQEVPEIYDGVIEVKSVARDPGSRAKIAVVSRDSSIDPVGACVGMRGSRVQAVVQELQGERIDIIPWSVDAATFIVNALQPAEVVKVVLDEDSSRIEVVVPDDQLSLAIGRRGQNVRLASQLTGWDIDILTEAEESERRQKEFVERTNTFMTAIDVDEVVGRLLASEGFRSVEDLAYVELSELASIEGFDEDTATEIQNRARAYLDKLEAENEARRVELGVSDELREIDGMTTAMMVRLGENDVKTMEDFAGCVPDDLVGWSEKKDGETTKHEGFFEGIELSREEAEAMIMAARVRVGWIEKPAPEAETEAAVEGEEQH